In Sodalis ligni, a single genomic region encodes these proteins:
- the phnF gene encoding phosphonate metabolism transcriptional regulator PhnF, whose protein sequence is MLHLSRHPTSYPTRYEQIAALLEQELRSHYRCGDYLPSEQQLAQRYEVNRHTLRRAVDQLVDRGWLQRRQGIGTLVLMRPYDYPLHARAHFSQNLLDQGSHPTSELLLAVLRPASGSIAAALSCEEGQNVIHLRTLRRVNNVPLSVIDHYLPDLLWWPALQRFRSGSLHDFIRQELHQPLVRRQTRISARRAQAKESQLLEAANQTPLLCVRTLNTCAGGDKVAEYSVTLTRADMIELTMEH, encoded by the coding sequence ATGCTGCACTTGTCTAGACATCCGACCAGTTATCCTACCCGCTACGAGCAAATCGCCGCGCTGCTTGAGCAGGAGTTGCGCTCCCATTACCGCTGCGGCGACTATCTGCCGTCCGAGCAGCAGTTGGCGCAACGGTATGAGGTTAATCGCCATACCCTGCGCCGGGCAGTGGATCAGTTGGTGGATCGCGGCTGGCTGCAGCGCCGGCAGGGCATCGGCACCCTGGTGCTGATGCGGCCTTATGATTATCCCCTGCATGCCCGCGCCCACTTCAGCCAGAACCTGCTGGATCAGGGCAGCCACCCCACCAGCGAACTGCTGCTGGCGGTGCTGCGTCCCGCCAGCGGTTCCATCGCCGCCGCGCTGAGCTGCGAAGAGGGGCAAAACGTTATACACCTGCGCACCCTGCGGCGGGTGAATAACGTGCCGCTGAGCGTCATCGATCACTATCTGCCGGATCTGCTCTGGTGGCCGGCGCTGCAACGGTTTCGCAGCGGTTCGCTGCACGATTTTATCCGGCAGGAATTACACCAGCCATTGGTGCGCCGCCAGACGCGCATCAGCGCCCGCCGCGCACAGGCCAAAGAGAGCCAGTTGCTGGAAGCGGCCAACCAAACTCCGTTGTTGTGCGTTCGCACCCTCAACACCTGCGCCGGCGGCGACAAGGTGGCGGAATACTCCGTCACCCTGACGCGCGCCGATATGATTGAACTGACCATGGAGCACTGA
- the phnD gene encoding phosphonate ABC transporter substrate-binding protein → MKKISSLAALVVGSTIMFNVAAADAPKELNLGILGGQNATQQIGDNLCVKEFFDKKLHVDTKLRNSSDYAGVIQGLLGDKVDMVLSMSPSSYASVYLNKPDAVDLVGIVVDDTDQSRGYYSVVVVKADSPYKKLDDLKGKSFGFADPDSTSGYLIPDFVFKKQFGGNTDNKYNNTFSSVTFSGGHEQDILGVLNGQFEGAVTWTSMTGDYNKGYNTGAFGRLIRMDHPDLMKQIRIIWQSPMIPNGPILVRHSLPADFKAKVVDTIKQLDKEDHACFVKAVGGTQHIEPTSIAEFQNIIDLKKALTQNR, encoded by the coding sequence ATGAAAAAAATATCTTCTCTGGCTGCCCTTGTGGTCGGCTCCACCATCATGTTCAACGTGGCGGCGGCCGATGCGCCGAAAGAGCTTAACCTGGGCATTTTAGGCGGGCAAAACGCCACACAGCAAATTGGCGATAACCTCTGCGTAAAAGAATTTTTTGATAAAAAATTACACGTCGATACCAAATTGCGTAATTCTTCCGACTATGCCGGCGTAATCCAGGGTTTATTGGGAGACAAAGTCGATATGGTATTGAGTATGTCCCCGTCGTCCTATGCGTCGGTTTATCTGAATAAACCTGATGCCGTCGACCTGGTGGGGATAGTGGTGGATGATACCGACCAATCCCGCGGCTATTATTCCGTGGTGGTCGTGAAAGCCGACAGTCCCTATAAAAAACTGGATGACCTGAAAGGCAAATCCTTCGGTTTCGCCGACCCGGATTCCACCTCGGGCTACCTGATCCCGGATTTCGTGTTCAAGAAACAGTTCGGTGGCAATACGGATAATAAATATAACAATACCTTCTCCAGCGTGACCTTTTCCGGCGGCCATGAACAGGATATTCTCGGCGTGCTGAACGGCCAGTTCGAAGGGGCCGTGACCTGGACTTCCATGACCGGGGATTACAATAAAGGCTATAACACCGGCGCTTTCGGCCGTTTGATCAGAATGGACCATCCGGATTTGATGAAACAGATTCGCATTATCTGGCAATCGCCGATGATCCCCAACGGTCCGATCCTGGTGCGTCATTCTTTACCGGCGGATTTCAAAGCCAAGGTGGTTGACACCATCAAACAGCTGGACAAAGAAGATCACGCCTGTTTCGTCAAGGCCGTGGGCGGTACTCAGCATATCGAGCCCACCTCTATCGCCGAATTCCAGAACATTATCGACCTGAAAAAAGCACTGACGCAGAATCGCTAA
- the phnE gene encoding phosphonate ABC transporter, permease protein PhnE: protein MNTDFNHYYHQVRRKQKRDTLLWSLTLVALYLAAGNIAEFNLHTVWTAMPHFFDYLVQTVPILHWQQLFGNVHTAGSLAYWGYRLPIQLPLIWDTLHMALASTILSVLAATVLAFLAANNTRSPFYLRWSIRTLVAFLRTMPELAWAVMFVMAFGIGTFPGFLTLALHTVGSLTKLFYEAVETASDKPVRGLAACGAGRISCMRFGLWPQVKPVFLSYSFMRLEVNFRLSTILGLVGAGGIGQELMINIKLDHYDQVSMTLLLIVLVVSALDYLSGKLRKWVVEGNN, encoded by the coding sequence TTGAATACCGATTTCAACCACTATTACCATCAGGTGCGGCGCAAGCAAAAACGCGACACCCTGCTATGGTCATTGACCCTGGTGGCGCTGTATCTGGCCGCCGGCAACATCGCCGAATTCAATTTGCATACGGTATGGACCGCCATGCCGCACTTTTTCGATTATCTGGTACAGACCGTACCGATACTGCACTGGCAACAGCTGTTCGGCAATGTGCATACCGCCGGCTCGCTGGCGTATTGGGGCTATCGGCTGCCCATCCAGCTGCCCTTGATCTGGGACACGCTGCATATGGCGCTGGCCTCCACCATTCTATCCGTGCTGGCGGCCACCGTGCTGGCGTTTTTGGCGGCGAATAATACCCGAAGCCCGTTTTATCTGCGCTGGTCCATACGTACGCTGGTGGCGTTCCTGCGCACCATGCCCGAACTGGCCTGGGCGGTAATGTTTGTCATGGCGTTCGGTATCGGCACGTTCCCCGGCTTCCTCACGCTGGCGCTGCATACCGTCGGCAGCTTGACCAAGCTGTTTTACGAAGCGGTGGAAACCGCTTCGGATAAACCTGTTCGCGGCCTGGCCGCCTGCGGCGCCGGGCGGATATCCTGCATGCGTTTCGGGCTTTGGCCGCAGGTGAAACCGGTCTTTTTATCCTATAGCTTTATGCGGCTAGAAGTGAATTTCCGGCTGTCCACCATCCTGGGACTGGTGGGCGCGGGTGGCATCGGCCAGGAACTGATGATTAATATCAAGCTCGATCATTATGATCAGGTCAGTATGACTCTGCTGTTGATTGTGCTGGTGGTTTCGGCGCTGGATTACCTTTCCGGCAAATTGCGCAAATGGGTCGTCGAGGGGAACAACTGA
- the phnE gene encoding phosphonate ABC transporter, permease protein PhnE: protein MFTDTLSLQAIREIKQQNRHIFAQQKKDVLKLALVGAAIIIYYVFFFYQYGIPWPRLMNGCQQIGHYFLRMFVWHDFAQWPFGYYLQQIFITLAIVWVGTLTATVVALAISFLAARNVMVSPPLRLVAIVVRRLLDIFRGVDMAIWGMVFVRALGMGPLAGVLAIFMQDVGLLGKLFAEGHEAVDKSPGRGLTALGANSLQKHRYGIFTQSFPVFLALSLYQIESNTRSAAVLGFVGAGGVGLVYAENMRLWNWDVVMFITLILVAIVMAMDKISAILRKKYIAGEDIPLFGQHSQTGTPRK, encoded by the coding sequence ATGTTTACCGATACGCTGTCGCTGCAGGCGATACGGGAAATCAAGCAGCAAAATCGGCACATTTTCGCCCAGCAAAAAAAGGACGTGCTCAAGCTGGCTTTGGTCGGCGCGGCGATAATTATTTATTACGTCTTTTTCTTTTATCAGTACGGCATCCCTTGGCCGCGCCTGATGAACGGCTGCCAGCAGATTGGCCACTATTTTTTACGCATGTTTGTCTGGCACGATTTCGCCCAATGGCCGTTCGGCTACTATCTGCAGCAGATTTTCATTACCCTGGCCATTGTCTGGGTGGGCACACTGACCGCGACCGTTGTCGCCCTGGCGATATCGTTCCTGGCGGCGCGCAATGTCATGGTGTCGCCGCCGCTGCGGCTGGTGGCCATCGTGGTACGGCGTCTGCTGGATATTTTTCGCGGGGTGGATATGGCCATCTGGGGCATGGTATTTGTGCGCGCGCTGGGGATGGGGCCGCTGGCCGGCGTACTGGCGATATTTATGCAAGACGTCGGGCTGCTGGGCAAACTGTTTGCCGAAGGCCACGAAGCGGTGGATAAGTCTCCCGGCCGCGGGTTGACCGCTTTGGGGGCCAATAGTCTGCAAAAACACCGTTATGGCATCTTCACCCAGTCATTTCCGGTTTTTCTGGCGCTGAGCCTGTATCAGATTGAATCCAACACCCGCTCCGCGGCGGTGCTGGGATTTGTCGGCGCGGGCGGGGTCGGCCTGGTATATGCGGAAAATATGCGGTTGTGGAATTGGGACGTGGTGATGTTTATCACCCTGATCCTGGTGGCGATTGTCATGGCCATGGATAAAATTTCGGCCATTCTTCGCAAAAAGTACATCGCCGGGGAAGATATTCCGCTGTTCGGTCAACACTCCCAGACCGGCACCCCACGCAAATAA
- a CDS encoding transglycosylase SLT domain-containing protein, translating to MAALILAGCAKQPPPRTISLVTSTPMTMLPVPAPKSGTYGDYIHDSASVYGVDENLVKAIIQVESGFNPSAVSRSNAIGLMQLKAETAGRDAYRFKGRYGQPSAYELKDPAINIDLGTAYLGILQRQLSGISNPQTLRYALTVAYVNGAGALLRSFSSDRGRAIAMINDMTPDQFYRHVQTRHPAPQATRYLWKVNNAYLAMR from the coding sequence ATGGCCGCGCTCATATTAGCGGGTTGTGCCAAGCAACCCCCCCCGCGGACGATAAGCCTGGTGACCAGCACACCGATGACAATGCTGCCCGTTCCGGCGCCCAAAAGCGGCACCTATGGCGACTATATTCATGATTCCGCCAGCGTTTATGGCGTGGATGAAAACCTGGTGAAAGCCATTATCCAGGTTGAATCCGGTTTTAACCCTTCCGCCGTCAGCCGGTCCAACGCCATAGGCCTGATGCAGCTTAAAGCGGAAACCGCCGGGCGCGATGCCTACCGGTTCAAGGGCCGCTACGGCCAGCCCAGCGCGTATGAATTAAAAGATCCGGCGATTAATATCGATTTGGGCACCGCTTACCTTGGCATATTGCAGCGACAGCTCTCCGGCATATCCAACCCGCAGACGCTGCGCTACGCCCTGACAGTGGCTTATGTCAACGGCGCAGGGGCTTTGCTGCGTTCCTTCTCCAGCGATCGCGGGCGGGCCATCGCCATGATCAACGACATGACGCCTGATCAATTCTACCGGCATGTGCAGACGCGGCATCCGGCGCCCCAGGCGACACGCTATCTCTGGAAAGTGAACAACGCCTATCTGGCAATGCGTTAA
- the dksA gene encoding RNA polymerase-binding protein DksA, with the protein MTDSIQIPEIDEQTLLSMDEREYMNAAQLDFFKRRLATERRGLLDHIDGLKTEIKKSNDASGDEADKAMREEELRFLFRQIDRESRLLPKYDAALRRIENGTYGYCIETDEPIGLPRLLLRPIAERSIDAKVTQEMREPLYRRAD; encoded by the coding sequence ATGACCGATTCAATCCAGATACCTGAAATAGACGAACAGACACTCTTGTCCATGGATGAACGGGAATATATGAACGCAGCCCAGCTCGATTTTTTCAAACGGCGGCTGGCAACTGAACGGCGCGGGCTGTTGGATCATATCGATGGGCTGAAGACGGAAATCAAAAAGAGTAACGACGCCAGCGGCGATGAGGCGGACAAGGCCATGCGCGAAGAGGAGTTACGCTTTCTCTTCCGGCAAATCGACCGGGAAAGCCGTTTACTGCCTAAATATGATGCCGCCCTGCGCCGCATTGAAAACGGCACCTACGGCTATTGCATCGAAACGGACGAACCCATAGGGCTGCCTCGGCTGCTGCTGCGCCCCATCGCGGAGAGAAGCATTGATGCCAAGGTCACGCAGGAAATGCGTGAACCCTTGTACCGTCGGGCAGACTAA
- a CDS encoding serine hydrolase, translating into MFRINSVYRGYIRLSLLLLGFVISSLSQAQMISRPSVQSRSALVIDQNTGKILFEKNARQAYPIASLSKLMTAVVVMESKPKLEQKIEVRPDDRDVLKRTHSRLTIGSVLTRRDMLHIALMSSENRAASALSRAYPGGRAAFVKHMNQKARQLGMRQTHFNDPTGLTPRNTASAFDLSRMFNYAYRFPLIRQFSVDKTYTVYPGDRPLVYRNSNGLINNPSWHIELQKTGFTDEAGHCLLIRTTSGRHTYLIVILGGTGSYTHYTDAIHIKNWLSHIA; encoded by the coding sequence ATGTTTAGGATCAACTCAGTTTATCGGGGATATATCCGGCTGTCCCTGTTGTTGTTGGGTTTCGTGATAAGTTCTCTGTCCCAGGCCCAAATGATAAGCCGACCATCGGTGCAATCCCGTTCCGCTTTGGTCATTGATCAGAATACCGGCAAGATACTCTTTGAAAAAAACGCTCGCCAGGCTTATCCCATCGCCTCGCTGAGCAAGCTGATGACCGCTGTCGTGGTAATGGAAAGCAAGCCGAAGCTCGAACAGAAAATAGAGGTCAGGCCGGACGATCGCGATGTGCTGAAACGCACCCATTCCAGACTCACCATCGGTTCGGTGCTGACGCGGCGGGATATGCTGCATATCGCCCTGATGTCATCGGAAAACCGGGCGGCGTCCGCGCTGAGCCGGGCCTATCCCGGCGGCCGCGCCGCATTTGTCAAACACATGAACCAAAAAGCCAGGCAGTTGGGCATGCGGCAAACGCATTTCAACGATCCCACTGGCCTGACGCCCCGCAATACCGCCAGCGCCTTTGACCTGTCGCGGATGTTTAACTACGCCTACCGGTTTCCGCTTATCAGGCAATTTTCCGTGGACAAGACCTATACCGTCTATCCGGGGGACAGGCCTCTGGTTTACCGCAATTCCAATGGGTTAATCAACAATCCCTCATGGCATATCGAACTGCAGAAAACCGGTTTTACCGATGAGGCCGGCCATTGCCTGCTGATCCGGACCACCAGCGGCCGGCATACCTACCTGATCGTCATCCTGGGGGGGACCGGCTCCTATACCCACTACACCGATGCCATTCATATCAAGAACTGGCTGTCGCATATTGCCTAA
- a CDS encoding metal ABC transporter ATP-binding protein has protein sequence MDRHLLGVVTAMITLNNLVLGYQGQRISCPLNGTFEIGSLTAIIGANGTGKSTLLKTLAGLLPPVAGNLAFATARPPRIAYLPQQSELDRQFPVNVFDVVSMGCWPATGLLRRIGGTDKALIHHALQRVGLEDMPTRPIDALSGGQFQRMLFARLLVQQAPLVLLDEPFTGIDRQTCDLLLEVIGQLHRAGQTIIVVLHDHGQVARHFPQTLLLTPEQNRWGPSADILSHRTPQSESCFCFQSFDRVG, from the coding sequence GTGGACCGTCATTTATTGGGCGTCGTTACTGCCATGATTACGCTGAATAATCTCGTTCTGGGTTATCAAGGACAGCGTATCAGCTGTCCTCTTAACGGCACCTTTGAAATCGGCAGTTTGACCGCTATCATCGGCGCTAACGGCACCGGTAAATCCACGCTGCTTAAAACGCTTGCCGGCCTGTTGCCGCCGGTGGCGGGCAATCTGGCCTTCGCTACCGCGCGGCCGCCGCGCATCGCCTATTTGCCGCAGCAGTCGGAACTGGATCGACAGTTTCCGGTCAATGTTTTTGACGTGGTGTCCATGGGGTGCTGGCCGGCTACCGGATTGCTACGCCGCATCGGCGGGACGGACAAGGCCCTTATTCATCATGCGCTGCAGCGGGTGGGGCTGGAGGACATGCCCACCCGTCCCATAGATGCGCTCTCGGGCGGACAGTTCCAGCGCATGCTGTTTGCCCGCCTGCTGGTGCAGCAGGCGCCGCTGGTGCTGTTGGATGAGCCATTCACCGGCATAGACCGGCAGACCTGCGATCTCCTGCTGGAGGTTATCGGCCAGCTCCACCGGGCGGGGCAAACCATTATTGTGGTGCTGCACGATCACGGCCAAGTGGCCCGTCATTTTCCGCAAACATTGCTGTTAACCCCCGAACAAAACCGGTGGGGACCTTCCGCCGACATCCTGTCCCATCGGACACCGCAATCGGAATCCTGTTTTTGCTTTCAATCCTTTGATCGGGTCGGCTGA
- a CDS encoding metal ABC transporter permease, whose translation MIMLHFFIDPFNAYGFMRRALAACFALSLSTAPLGVFLLLRRMSLVGDALSHAILPGVAIGYLISGMSLMAMGIGGFAAGLLVALLSGWVSSMTQLKEDATFAGFYLGSLALGVTLVSLRGSSVDLLHLLFGSILAVDINAIKFVGLIAGFTFLCLALLYRALVIEAFDVAFLRVNRQGYPRVIHGIFLALVVLNLVAGFQILGTLMSVGLMMLPAVAARCWSGHLPVILLIAAAIGLLSSWVGLMWSFYASLPAGPAIVLSASVIFFLSVLLGPRGGCALMLRRRRVLINEEKE comes from the coding sequence CTGATAATGCTGCATTTTTTTATTGATCCGTTTAACGCCTACGGGTTTATGCGCCGGGCGCTGGCGGCCTGTTTCGCCTTATCGTTAAGCACCGCCCCTCTGGGCGTGTTTTTACTGCTGCGGCGCATGAGCCTGGTGGGGGACGCCTTATCCCACGCCATTCTCCCCGGCGTGGCCATCGGCTACCTCATCTCAGGCATGTCGCTGATGGCCATGGGCATCGGCGGTTTCGCCGCCGGATTGCTGGTGGCCTTGCTCTCCGGCTGGGTAAGTTCAATGACCCAATTAAAAGAGGATGCCACCTTTGCCGGCTTTTACCTCGGGTCACTGGCATTGGGCGTCACCCTGGTATCGCTTCGCGGTTCCAGCGTCGATCTGCTGCATCTGCTGTTCGGATCGATCCTGGCCGTGGATATCAATGCCATCAAATTTGTCGGGCTGATTGCCGGTTTTACCTTTCTATGCCTGGCGCTGCTGTATCGCGCGTTGGTAATTGAAGCCTTTGACGTGGCTTTTCTGCGGGTGAACCGCCAGGGCTATCCCCGCGTGATTCACGGCATATTCCTGGCGCTGGTGGTGTTGAACCTGGTGGCCGGATTCCAGATCCTCGGCACCCTGATGTCCGTAGGCCTGATGATGCTGCCCGCCGTGGCCGCCCGCTGCTGGTCAGGACATTTGCCGGTGATTCTGCTGATTGCCGCGGCCATCGGATTGCTGAGCTCCTGGGTGGGGTTGATGTGGTCGTTTTACGCCTCGCTGCCGGCCGGGCCGGCCATTGTCCTGTCCGCTAGCGTGATTTTTTTTCTATCGGTGTTATTGGGCCCGCGCGGCGGCTGTGCGCTGATGCTGCGGCGGCGAAGAGTACTTATCAATGAGGAAAAAGAATGA
- a CDS encoding metal ABC transporter substrate-binding protein, giving the protein MKRLPVSLAVVMIMASPAALAKTVDTVASFSVLADIVKEVGGDHVKVTSLVGPDGDPHSFEPSPKDSQALGRADVVFVSGLGLEGWMGRLVTASGYKGIIVTASDGVPTRHMDEDGKTITDPHAWNSAKNGAIYARNVMNALIAADPEDADYFRRQGGAYIQQLEKLDSWAKAEFAAIPQSRRKVITSHDAFGYFGAEYGVSFLAPVGFSTESEASASDVAGLINQIKQQHIKTYFFENQTDPRLVKQIASASGAKPGGELYPEALSKADGPAATYIAAFKHNVEAIADSMK; this is encoded by the coding sequence ATGAAACGTTTACCGGTATCCTTGGCGGTGGTGATGATAATGGCAAGCCCTGCGGCGCTGGCCAAAACCGTGGATACGGTGGCCAGCTTCTCAGTGTTGGCTGATATCGTGAAGGAAGTTGGGGGCGATCATGTGAAAGTGACCAGTCTGGTGGGGCCGGACGGAGATCCTCATAGCTTCGAGCCGTCGCCAAAGGACAGCCAGGCGTTGGGCCGGGCCGACGTGGTGTTTGTCAGCGGCCTGGGTTTGGAAGGATGGATGGGGCGTCTGGTGACGGCCTCCGGTTATAAAGGCATCATTGTCACGGCCTCTGACGGCGTGCCCACGCGCCATATGGATGAGGACGGTAAAACCATAACCGACCCCCACGCCTGGAACAGCGCCAAAAACGGGGCTATTTATGCGAGAAACGTAATGAATGCGCTGATTGCGGCCGATCCGGAAGATGCGGACTATTTCCGCCGACAGGGGGGCGCCTATATCCAGCAATTGGAAAAGCTCGACAGCTGGGCCAAGGCGGAATTTGCCGCTATTCCGCAGTCCAGGCGCAAAGTGATCACCAGTCATGACGCCTTCGGCTATTTTGGCGCGGAATATGGCGTTTCATTTTTGGCGCCAGTGGGTTTTTCCACCGAATCGGAAGCCAGCGCCAGCGATGTGGCCGGATTGATTAATCAAATCAAACAGCAGCATATTAAAACGTATTTTTTTGAAAATCAAACCGACCCGCGCCTGGTGAAACAAATTGCCTCCGCCAGCGGTGCGAAACCGGGTGGTGAGTTATATCCCGAAGCGTTATCTAAGGCGGACGGCCCCGCCGCCACTTATATCGCGGCATTTAAACATAATGTAGAGGCCATCGCCGACAGCATGAAATAA
- a CDS encoding NAD(P)H-binding protein: MIVVTTPTGNIGTQVLEKILDNGEPIRVIARDPSRLPASFRERVEVFQGSHGDSAIVNQAFAGADSVFWLVPPNMQAASLEAAYVDFTRPACDALKRHGVKRVVTVSALGRGWPRHAGFVSASLAMDDLIASTGVSFRALTMPSFMDNMLMQIESIKNQGMFFSPIDGDRKSPTCATRDIAAVAADLLLDASWSGQDSVPILGPEDLSFNDMAGIMTEVLGKLVRFQQIPFDAFKARLLGFGMSEAMAQGMVDMMAAKNEGMDNTVQRTPQSGSPTRFRQWCEDTLKPAVTH; the protein is encoded by the coding sequence ATGATTGTCGTAACAACCCCCACCGGCAACATCGGCACACAGGTTCTTGAAAAGATCCTGGACAACGGCGAACCTATTCGCGTTATCGCCCGCGATCCCTCGCGCCTGCCCGCCTCTTTCCGCGAACGCGTGGAGGTTTTTCAAGGTTCCCATGGGGACAGCGCCATCGTCAATCAGGCGTTCGCCGGCGCCGACTCGGTGTTCTGGCTGGTGCCGCCGAACATGCAGGCCGCGAGCCTCGAGGCCGCCTACGTGGACTTCACCCGGCCGGCGTGCGACGCCCTCAAGCGCCATGGCGTCAAACGGGTGGTGACGGTATCGGCCCTGGGTCGCGGTTGGCCCCGCCACGCCGGATTCGTCTCGGCATCGCTGGCAATGGACGACCTGATCGCCAGCACCGGCGTGAGCTTCCGTGCGCTGACCATGCCCTCGTTTATGGATAACATGCTAATGCAAATAGAGTCCATCAAAAATCAGGGCATGTTCTTTTCCCCCATCGACGGGGACCGTAAATCACCCACCTGCGCTACCCGCGACATCGCCGCCGTTGCCGCCGATTTGCTGCTGGACGCCTCCTGGAGCGGACAGGACAGCGTCCCGATACTTGGTCCCGAAGATCTCTCCTTCAACGATATGGCGGGTATCATGACCGAGGTATTGGGGAAACTTGTGCGTTTCCAGCAAATCCCCTTCGATGCCTTTAAGGCCAGGCTCCTGGGATTCGGCATGTCTGAGGCCATGGCCCAAGGCATGGTCGACATGATGGCGGCCAAGAACGAGGGCATGGACAACACCGTGCAGCGCACGCCGCAGTCCGGTAGTCCCACCCGCTTCCGCCAATGGTGCGAGGACACATTGAAACCCGCCGTCACCCACTAG
- a CDS encoding TetR/AcrR family transcriptional regulator, whose product MARRGDELREHILWIAKDVFLAMGFERASMDVVARRGETSKRSLYAHFESKEKLFLAVIDLVRGLFLGRLRMPGDYSNEPAQALALFCGRYLETLLYQPSIQMCRVSMSETNRFPQGAAQHYDVMFTEVERRLGAYLQTTFGVSAQAGAEAAHRLIGQVIYPRYVRALFGIDELATSFDGDALASDFDLAPIRRAVADLIESLTKQ is encoded by the coding sequence ATGGCAAGAAGAGGCGATGAATTACGTGAACACATTCTGTGGATAGCCAAGGATGTGTTTCTGGCGATGGGGTTCGAGCGGGCGTCGATGGATGTGGTTGCCCGGCGCGGAGAAACATCGAAACGTTCCCTGTATGCTCATTTTGAGAGCAAGGAAAAACTGTTCCTCGCGGTCATAGACCTGGTGCGCGGGCTTTTTCTCGGCAGGCTGAGAATGCCTGGCGACTATTCAAATGAACCGGCGCAAGCGCTGGCGCTGTTTTGTGGCCGCTATCTGGAAACGTTGCTTTACCAGCCCTCGATACAAATGTGCCGCGTCAGTATGTCGGAAACCAACCGCTTCCCGCAGGGGGCGGCGCAGCATTACGACGTGATGTTTACCGAGGTTGAAAGACGTCTGGGCGCTTATCTGCAGACGACGTTCGGTGTGTCGGCCCAGGCCGGCGCCGAGGCGGCGCACCGGCTTATCGGCCAGGTTATCTATCCGCGATACGTGCGGGCTCTTTTCGGTATTGATGAATTGGCGACAAGCTTCGACGGTGACGCCTTGGCGTCGGATTTTGATTTGGCGCCAATAAGACGCGCCGTCGCTGATTTGATTGAATCATTAACGAAGCAGTAG
- a CDS encoding Rpn family recombination-promoting nuclease/putative transposase yields MVINYSHHDAIFKTFLTDAATARDFFEIHLPSSLRQRCNFNTLSLCSGSFVEENLRHHCSDMLYSVQTRKGSGYIYCLVEHQSTPQRLMAFRLMRYCLAAMQQHLDQGHKDLPVVVPLLFYQGGRKGGYPYDNDWFNCFNDIELARDIYTRPFPLIDLSVIPDKEILTHKRVALLELIQKHIRLRDMALLVKDIGTLINRWQPSRKLRRSLVTYIARAGKTDDIERFVQVLYQHAPLNLEGKEMLTIAQHFEREGLRKGKRKGRQQGRQEGRQEGRQEGRQQGRQEGRQEGKQEGILKGKLEVARQSLADGTDRALVKKWTGLSDMDLDCLLTK; encoded by the coding sequence ATGGTAATTAATTATTCACATCATGATGCAATATTCAAGACGTTTTTAACCGATGCCGCCACTGCCCGTGATTTTTTTGAAATCCATTTACCTTCTTCTTTACGACAGCGCTGCAATTTTAATACACTATCCCTGTGTTCCGGTTCTTTTGTGGAAGAGAATTTACGTCATCACTGCTCGGATATGCTTTATTCGGTGCAAACCCGCAAAGGTTCCGGCTATATTTATTGTCTAGTAGAGCACCAAAGCACGCCACAAAGGTTAATGGCGTTTCGTTTAATGCGTTACTGCCTTGCGGCCATGCAGCAGCATCTTGATCAAGGGCATAAAGATCTGCCGGTGGTGGTGCCGTTGCTTTTTTATCAAGGCGGTCGTAAGGGCGGCTACCCTTATGACAATGATTGGTTTAACTGCTTTAACGATATTGAGTTGGCCAGGGATATCTATACACGTCCCTTCCCGCTGATCGATCTCTCGGTCATACCGGATAAGGAGATCTTGACTCATAAGCGGGTAGCTTTACTCGAATTGATACAAAAGCATATCCGGCTGCGGGATATGGCGCTGCTGGTGAAGGATATCGGCACCTTGATAAACCGGTGGCAACCCTCAAGGAAGCTGCGTAGAAGCCTGGTAACCTATATCGCGCGAGCGGGGAAAACCGATGATATCGAGCGTTTTGTGCAGGTGCTGTATCAACATGCGCCGCTTAATCTGGAGGGAAAAGAAATGCTGACGATAGCACAACATTTTGAACGGGAAGGACTGCGAAAAGGCAAGCGAAAAGGCCGGCAGCAAGGCCGACAGGAAGGCCGGCAGGAAGGCCGGCAGGAAGGCAGGCAGCAAGGCCGGCAAGAAGGCCGTCAGGAAGGCAAACAGGAAGGTATTTTGAAAGGCAAGCTGGAGGTAGCCCGGCAGTCTCTTGCAGATGGTACGGATCGTGCGCTGGTTAAAAAATGGACGGGGCTTTCCGATATGGACTTGGACTGTTTGCTGACTAAATAA